Proteins from one Streptomyces sp. NBC_00390 genomic window:
- a CDS encoding YbaK/EbsC family protein, translating to MSGDGMYDKLITLLDEHGAAYRVIEHAAEGATEAVSALRGNELGQAAKCIIVMVKVGKKVTRYALAVVPGDKRVDLAKVKALYEGTYASFASQEAAERLAGSQSGTILPFSFDEGLELFVDPELLRNPEIYFNAARLDRSVALSSNDYLSIAEPRVEVIAQT from the coding sequence ATGAGCGGGGACGGCATGTACGACAAGTTGATCACCCTGCTCGATGAGCACGGGGCGGCCTATCGTGTCATCGAGCATGCCGCAGAGGGCGCGACGGAGGCGGTGAGCGCACTGCGGGGCAACGAGTTGGGGCAGGCCGCGAAGTGCATCATCGTGATGGTGAAGGTCGGCAAGAAGGTGACCCGCTACGCGCTGGCCGTCGTGCCGGGCGACAAGAGAGTGGATCTGGCCAAGGTGAAAGCGCTCTACGAGGGCACCTACGCCTCGTTTGCGTCCCAGGAAGCGGCCGAGAGACTCGCCGGCTCGCAGAGCGGCACGATCCTGCCGTTCTCGTTCGACGAAGGGCTGGAGCTGTTCGTCGACCCGGAGCTGCTGCGGAACCCGGAGATCTACTTCAACGCGGCCCGGCTCGACCGCTCCGTCGCACTCTCCTCCAACGACTACCTGTCGATTGCAGAGCCGCGCGTCGAGGTCATCGCCCAAACGTGA
- a CDS encoding GNAT family N-acetyltransferase, whose amino-acid sequence MHIRAVHPDELPILQDIERAAGRCFRDIGMPEIADDEPLPVGELARYQKAGLAWVAADDADAPVAYLIAGHVDGNLHVEQVSVHPDSARRGIGRSLLDNLAAHGTRDGIPALTLTTFTEVPWNAPYYARCGFLSVDEGMLAPGLREIRERERAHGLDRWPRVCMRRAL is encoded by the coding sequence ATGCATATTCGAGCAGTGCACCCGGACGAGTTGCCCATCCTCCAGGACATCGAAAGAGCCGCCGGGCGGTGCTTCCGGGACATCGGCATGCCAGAGATCGCCGACGACGAGCCACTACCTGTCGGTGAACTCGCCCGCTACCAGAAGGCCGGACTGGCCTGGGTCGCGGCCGACGACGCCGACGCCCCGGTCGCCTACCTGATTGCCGGCCACGTCGACGGCAATCTCCACGTCGAGCAGGTCTCGGTGCACCCGGACAGTGCACGCCGCGGTATCGGCCGGTCCCTGTTGGACAATCTGGCGGCTCACGGCACGCGCGACGGGATACCCGCCCTGACCCTCACCACGTTCACCGAAGTCCCGTGGAACGCCCCGTACTACGCGCGCTGCGGATTCCTGTCCGTGGACGAAGGCATGCTTGCTCCTGGTCTGCGGGAGATCCGCGAACGCGAAAGGGCTCATGGCCTGGACAGGTGGCCGCGGGTCTGCATGCGCCGCGCGCTGTGA
- a CDS encoding helix-turn-helix domain-containing protein, translating to MTLRIDISGLPSERLRFAASPLAELTAMLHVLAEPGHHPQLAGWAADVWAGLRPELAERLREAEFLWRSSQADFLVPARPRPTLAEELDDVDRIDDETYVTAALVTTCGSNRVHFAAPSPLTDATARERALDLAQARGARQEAFAERLLADPGAVRARVRQTLEQCAEAFFDAAWAGVAVQLATDLRLKTDLLKRQGIGAALASVSGAVTLAPDGDCVIVDKLQDKATAAHGTGVTFIPSVFGSPHLVVVHAPGWQPVVQYPVAEPSPSEPVSLETVTLRLEALAHPVRLRLLRTLARGPHTTGELAHAWELTPPEVSRHLAVLRRAGLLTARRHGRYVRHTLNLPDLTALGADLLAAVLR from the coding sequence ATGACGTTGAGGATCGACATCAGCGGCCTGCCGTCCGAGCGACTGCGGTTCGCCGCCTCCCCGCTGGCCGAGCTGACCGCGATGCTGCACGTGCTGGCCGAACCCGGGCATCATCCGCAGCTCGCCGGCTGGGCCGCGGACGTCTGGGCCGGGCTGCGGCCGGAGCTGGCCGAGCGCTTGCGGGAAGCGGAGTTCCTCTGGCGTTCCTCACAAGCGGACTTCCTGGTCCCCGCCCGTCCTCGGCCGACCCTCGCGGAGGAGTTGGACGACGTGGACCGGATCGACGACGAAACGTATGTGACCGCCGCGCTCGTCACCACGTGCGGCAGCAACCGGGTCCACTTCGCCGCGCCGTCGCCGCTCACCGACGCGACGGCGCGCGAGCGGGCCCTGGACCTGGCACAGGCCCGCGGCGCGCGGCAAGAGGCGTTCGCGGAACGGCTGCTCGCAGACCCGGGCGCCGTGCGGGCGCGGGTGCGCCAGACCCTCGAACAGTGCGCCGAGGCCTTCTTCGACGCCGCCTGGGCGGGCGTCGCCGTGCAGCTCGCCACCGACCTGCGTCTGAAGACCGACCTGCTCAAGCGCCAGGGCATCGGGGCGGCACTCGCATCGGTCTCCGGCGCAGTCACCCTGGCACCGGACGGCGACTGCGTCATCGTGGACAAGCTGCAGGACAAGGCGACCGCCGCCCACGGCACCGGGGTCACCTTCATCCCCAGTGTCTTCGGCAGCCCGCACCTGGTGGTGGTTCACGCGCCCGGGTGGCAGCCGGTGGTGCAGTATCCCGTGGCCGAGCCGAGTCCATCGGAGCCGGTATCGCTGGAAACGGTCACACTACGGCTGGAGGCACTCGCACATCCGGTACGGCTGCGGCTGCTGCGCACCCTGGCCCGCGGCCCGCACACCACCGGTGAACTTGCCCACGCCTGGGAACTCACACCCCCGGAGGTTTCCCGCCACCTCGCTGTCCTGCGCCGCGCGGGCCTGCTCACGGCCCGGCGGCACGGTCGATACGTCCGCCACACCCTCAATCTGCCCGATCTGACGGCGCTGGGGGCCGACTTGCTGGCGGCCGTACTGCGCTGA
- a CDS encoding YqjF family protein, producing MPLAPEPITADPPTSTAHPLLTQSWLDLAFLHWAVDPADVSPLLPADTVPDTLDGATYVGLVPFRMHRVGWFRLPGVPYLGTFPETNVRLYSVDAQGRRGVVFRSLDASRLIPVAVARALFRLPYLWSRMSISHGEDTITYTSTRRWPGPRGAHSRITIRPGVRIQEPTALELFLTARWGMHNTSYGRQMYLPNTHPQWPLHRAELVECDEDLTTIAGLPTPLGEPASVLYSPGVAVRFGRPARPGGIPTP from the coding sequence TTGCCGCTCGCCCCTGAACCGATAACCGCCGACCCGCCCACCTCCACCGCACATCCGCTGCTCACGCAGTCGTGGCTCGACCTGGCTTTCCTGCACTGGGCCGTCGACCCCGCAGACGTGTCCCCGCTCCTGCCGGCGGATACGGTCCCCGACACACTCGACGGGGCCACCTACGTGGGCCTCGTCCCCTTCCGTATGCACCGCGTCGGCTGGTTTCGTCTCCCCGGTGTCCCGTACCTGGGCACCTTCCCGGAGACCAATGTCCGCCTCTACTCCGTGGATGCCCAAGGACGTCGCGGGGTCGTCTTCCGCTCGCTCGACGCCTCACGCCTGATCCCCGTCGCGGTCGCGCGGGCGCTCTTCCGGCTGCCGTACCTGTGGTCCCGGATGAGCATCTCCCACGGCGAGGACACGATCACCTACACGAGCACCAGGCGCTGGCCGGGTCCCCGCGGTGCGCACAGCCGGATCACCATCCGCCCGGGCGTGCGGATCCAGGAACCCACCGCCCTCGAGCTCTTCCTCACGGCACGCTGGGGCATGCACAACACGTCGTACGGACGGCAGATGTATCTCCCGAACACCCACCCGCAGTGGCCGCTGCACCGCGCCGAACTGGTCGAGTGTGACGAGGATCTCACCACGATCGCAGGACTCCCGACGCCGCTCGGCGAGCCGGCGAGCGTGCTGTACTCCCCCGGCGTCGCCGTGCGCTTCGGACGCCCGGCCCGTCCCGGCGGCATCCCCACACCCTGA
- a CDS encoding Arc family DNA-binding protein: MIDEKRISLRLPTDLHARLVEEARADRRSLNSEIVHLLEVALGPASGDDHSP, translated from the coding sequence ATGATCGATGAGAAGCGGATCTCTCTCCGCCTGCCAACGGACCTGCATGCACGCCTCGTTGAAGAGGCTCGCGCCGACCGGCGGTCCCTCAACTCTGAGATCGTCCACCTGCTTGAGGTCGCGCTCGGCCCGGCGAGCGGAGACGACCACTCGCCCTGA
- a CDS encoding VOC family protein: protein MNTHGMNILAGARPATRLPAQDLDRARRFYREQLGLEPVDERPGGLLYRCGGVDFALFQSAGASPGTFTQMGWEVDDIEAAVSELRRRGVAFEEVDLPGLRTRDGIAEIDGNYPSKGARGERGAWFRDSEGNMLGIGEPVT, encoded by the coding sequence ATGAACACACACGGCATGAACATCTTGGCCGGTGCGCGCCCGGCCACCAGGCTGCCTGCCCAGGACCTGGACCGGGCGCGGCGGTTCTACCGTGAACAGCTCGGGCTCGAGCCGGTGGATGAACGGCCCGGAGGGCTGCTGTACCGCTGCGGGGGCGTGGACTTCGCCCTGTTCCAGTCCGCAGGAGCGTCACCGGGCACCTTCACACAGATGGGCTGGGAGGTCGACGACATCGAAGCGGCCGTGTCAGAACTCAGGCGGCGCGGCGTGGCGTTCGAGGAGGTCGACCTGCCCGGACTGCGTACCAGAGACGGGATTGCCGAGATCGACGGGAACTACCCGAGCAAGGGCGCACGGGGTGAACGCGGGGCCTGGTTCCGCGACAGCGAGGGGAACATGCTCGGCATCGGAGAGCCTGTCACCTGA
- a CDS encoding preprotein translocase subunit SecD, whose protein sequence is MTRPRRLTALLALVVLTGSLGACSDRSSRSETGAGQAAGSPKPAGGPDGASARTKAPGADGSREPGWTSVTFSPETPRSAGQLRQAADRMKQRAGSLGLEDVQIDVTGGDITTRAAGDSEKSLTALGQTGALAFRPVVTVSPSTAGKCEDLRREASARDSESVTLCGAEDAEALDYVLEPASLVGSDVAGAKAQLDSNGGFWMVSLTFTSKGSVKFADVTAELATQQPPMNQFAIVLDEEVLSAPSVSQSITGGQAQISGSFTKGSARQLASLVEYGALPVRLKVSSVTRFPAKSG, encoded by the coding sequence GTGACACGTCCGCGACGCCTCACTGCACTCCTCGCCCTCGTCGTGCTGACCGGGTCGCTGGGAGCCTGTTCCGATCGTTCCAGCCGTTCCGAGACCGGGGCCGGGCAGGCGGCCGGTTCCCCGAAACCGGCCGGCGGTCCGGACGGTGCGTCGGCGCGGACCAAGGCACCTGGCGCCGACGGGTCCCGGGAGCCGGGCTGGACCTCCGTCACGTTCAGCCCCGAAACACCGCGGAGCGCCGGGCAGTTGCGCCAGGCCGCGGACCGGATGAAGCAGCGGGCCGGCTCCCTGGGACTTGAGGACGTACAGATCGACGTCACCGGCGGTGACATCACCACCCGGGCAGCGGGTGACAGCGAGAAGAGTCTGACGGCCCTGGGACAGACCGGCGCACTCGCGTTCAGGCCCGTTGTCACGGTGTCTCCCAGCACGGCCGGGAAGTGCGAGGACCTGCGGCGCGAGGCCTCCGCCCGTGATTCCGAGTCCGTGACCTTGTGCGGTGCCGAGGATGCGGAGGCGCTCGACTATGTCCTGGAGCCGGCCTCCCTGGTGGGTTCCGACGTGGCGGGAGCCAAGGCACAGCTCGACTCGAACGGCGGATTCTGGATGGTGTCGCTGACCTTCACCTCGAAGGGGTCGGTGAAGTTCGCCGACGTCACGGCCGAGCTGGCGACCCAGCAGCCGCCCATGAACCAGTTCGCCATCGTTCTCGACGAGGAGGTACTTTCGGCTCCCTCCGTTTCCCAGTCGATCACCGGAGGGCAGGCGCAGATCTCGGGGTCGTTCACCAAGGGATCGGCGCGGCAACTTGCCTCCCTCGTCGAGTACGGCGCGCTTCCGGTCCGCCTGAAGGTCTCCAGCGTCACGCGCTTCCCCGCCAAGTCGGGTTGA
- a CDS encoding MFS transporter gives MATTTKIQPRALVRASGGPRYAVALAVDALGTGLLRPFLLLYGVTVLRLSAPATGIAMTVGVVVGLVCMPAVGRWLDRGARSTVVAASMLVRVLGVALLLATPAGHIWLFATAALFLGIGNQAWPAAHAALVATIAHGRERDTALAAGRALRNAGLGAGALLATACLAGGTTALQALAAVTGLAYLAAAALAWSVHLHAHPAAAPAKDGADGPAPRMRALLVANVVYVFCLNVPEIALPLVLVTQLHASPVWSAAIFVANTVLVVTLQVPVTVLMSRFSRRTVLALAGVVLAASYLGFLAATSLGHGWGAPAVATVSVVCTIGEIIYAGSATALVTALAPAHVLGRALARFELSTGFGLAVSPAVITALAPHGPAALWGSLAGATLLSASAVAAEKDQGAALSGSCRRARAGS, from the coding sequence ATGGCAACCACCACCAAGATCCAGCCCCGCGCCCTCGTCCGTGCTTCCGGAGGCCCCCGCTATGCCGTCGCCCTGGCCGTGGACGCGCTCGGCACCGGCCTACTGCGGCCTTTTCTGCTGCTCTACGGGGTGACGGTGCTGCGGCTGTCCGCGCCGGCCACCGGCATCGCCATGACGGTCGGCGTCGTCGTGGGTCTGGTGTGCATGCCCGCGGTGGGCCGATGGCTGGACCGGGGCGCACGCAGCACGGTCGTGGCAGCGTCGATGCTGGTGCGGGTGCTGGGCGTGGCACTGCTGCTGGCCACCCCGGCGGGGCACATCTGGCTGTTCGCCACGGCGGCACTCTTCCTCGGCATCGGCAACCAGGCATGGCCGGCCGCCCACGCGGCTCTCGTGGCCACGATCGCCCACGGCCGGGAACGCGACACCGCTCTCGCGGCAGGCCGCGCCCTGCGCAACGCCGGCCTGGGCGCGGGCGCGCTCCTCGCCACCGCATGCCTGGCGGGCGGCACCACCGCATTGCAGGCGCTGGCAGCCGTCACCGGTCTCGCCTATCTTGCTGCGGCTGCCTTGGCGTGGTCGGTCCACCTGCACGCGCATCCGGCCGCCGCCCCGGCCAAGGACGGGGCCGACGGGCCCGCACCCCGGATGCGCGCGCTGCTGGTCGCCAACGTGGTCTACGTCTTCTGCCTCAACGTCCCCGAAATCGCGCTCCCTCTGGTCCTGGTGACACAGTTGCACGCATCCCCTGTGTGGTCGGCAGCCATCTTCGTGGCCAACACGGTGCTGGTGGTCACCCTGCAGGTTCCGGTCACCGTCCTGATGTCCCGCTTCTCCCGGCGGACCGTGCTGGCTCTCGCCGGCGTGGTGCTCGCCGCGTCCTACCTCGGTTTCCTCGCGGCCACTTCACTGGGACACGGCTGGGGTGCCCCGGCCGTCGCCACGGTGTCCGTGGTCTGCACCATCGGCGAGATCATCTATGCCGGCAGCGCCACCGCGCTCGTCACCGCCCTCGCCCCGGCCCATGTCCTGGGACGCGCCCTCGCCCGCTTCGAGCTCTCCACGGGCTTCGGCCTCGCCGTCTCCCCGGCGGTCATCACCGCTCTCGCACCCCACGGCCCCGCCGCCCTCTGGGGCAGCCTAGCCGGTGCGACTCTCCTCTCCGCCTCCGCCGTTGCCGCCGAGAAGGATCAAGGAGCGGCGCTCAGCGGTAGCTGCCGCCGGGCGCGAGCAGGCTCGTGA
- the tap gene encoding telomere-associated protein Tap, producing the protein MSHDEEALFSAVDALLDQVAQDPLPPPAERRRLREAAGLSQDQIAKALQSRRESVGNWEAGRSEPRPPKRAAYARLLGGLADRFPPTDAAPDEDKAPETAVPAPVRQVTAGHPASAGAAAASTAAPAPAPVRTAGTAGGSPPSSRRPAANKGPMPSQAGTAIDPRFENGPLAVVDVADGQLSAYCVGGLVLDVPAKSLPALVDWTLSEAKLGAPRLNRNGKDADPLIVLTPAACASYGLPTRLTDEERRAGRLHEGHKVLKQLTKANWQLTRRGFGPWARIYRPAQGSQRSCVQLCIPGWDALDARSWGDAAQLLPADLAHLLGTYATRVMTPRGSTAVNGLELMTALHPPTRAGDPDDQGRRHSEHNPGSLGTRPVECAPCEAPDGHPLLTGLPRFHRRTPDEVLVEEAYDWARPLTDDECTKRFVVGIDVNMAFAAAANGTVVGIGEKVHVQKPAFDPKLPGSWLVDLSHIELDPRLPSPFTPSGDRPEGPAWYATPTVAYAVELGHQVAPFEAYVRPTSGRYLDAWYNRLRDAYLATMADLGVTADLSPQEFLAAMARHKQTDPDMAIVLAAIKATVKGGIGKLRERPRGGGWRPGQPWPALARPTWRPDIRAAVISKARTNMHRKMRKLAQAADLYPVAVLSDCAVYVSHGPSPLDFLPYQDNKPVPGGFRLGVSPGMVKHEGAQTILWAEGIREEHGQDLNLARYIKDGNVTATDNGE; encoded by the coding sequence GTGTCCCACGACGAAGAGGCGCTGTTCAGCGCAGTCGACGCACTGCTGGATCAGGTCGCACAGGACCCGCTGCCGCCGCCTGCGGAACGTAGACGGCTGCGGGAGGCGGCAGGCCTCAGCCAGGACCAGATCGCGAAGGCGCTGCAGAGCCGACGCGAGTCCGTGGGGAACTGGGAGGCCGGCCGCAGCGAGCCCCGTCCTCCGAAGCGTGCCGCATACGCCCGGCTTCTGGGAGGACTTGCAGACCGCTTTCCTCCGACTGACGCCGCGCCCGACGAGGACAAGGCCCCCGAGACAGCAGTGCCCGCACCGGTGCGACAGGTCACCGCCGGGCACCCTGCCTCCGCGGGGGCTGCTGCGGCATCAACGGCTGCACCCGCGCCGGCGCCGGTCCGCACGGCGGGCACCGCCGGGGGATCGCCGCCTTCCTCACGCCGTCCGGCCGCGAACAAAGGGCCAATGCCTTCCCAGGCCGGGACAGCCATCGACCCGCGCTTCGAGAACGGCCCGCTCGCGGTCGTGGACGTCGCGGACGGGCAGCTGTCGGCCTACTGTGTGGGCGGCCTGGTCCTGGACGTTCCCGCGAAGTCCCTTCCGGCACTGGTCGACTGGACCTTGTCGGAGGCGAAACTGGGCGCGCCCCGGCTGAACCGCAACGGCAAGGACGCCGACCCGCTGATCGTGCTCACCCCAGCGGCCTGTGCGAGCTACGGCCTCCCGACACGGCTGACCGACGAAGAGCGCCGGGCCGGTCGGCTGCACGAGGGCCACAAGGTCCTCAAGCAGTTGACGAAGGCCAACTGGCAGCTCACCCGGCGGGGTTTCGGGCCGTGGGCCCGTATCTACCGGCCGGCGCAGGGCTCACAGCGCTCCTGCGTCCAACTGTGCATCCCGGGATGGGACGCGCTCGATGCCCGCTCCTGGGGCGACGCCGCCCAGCTGCTCCCGGCGGATCTCGCCCACCTGCTCGGCACGTACGCGACGCGCGTGATGACCCCGCGCGGTTCGACGGCGGTCAACGGCCTGGAGCTGATGACCGCGCTGCACCCGCCCACCCGCGCCGGCGATCCGGATGACCAAGGCCGCCGTCACAGTGAACACAACCCCGGATCGCTGGGCACCCGGCCGGTGGAGTGCGCGCCGTGCGAGGCGCCGGACGGACACCCGCTGCTCACCGGCCTGCCGCGCTTTCACCGGCGCACTCCGGACGAGGTCCTGGTGGAGGAGGCCTACGACTGGGCGCGCCCGCTCACCGATGACGAGTGCACCAAGCGCTTCGTGGTGGGCATCGACGTGAACATGGCCTTCGCCGCAGCTGCGAACGGCACCGTCGTCGGCATCGGCGAGAAGGTGCACGTGCAGAAGCCGGCCTTCGATCCGAAACTGCCGGGCTCGTGGCTGGTGGACCTCTCCCACATCGAGCTGGACCCGCGCCTCCCCTCGCCGTTCACACCGTCCGGCGACCGTCCCGAGGGCCCAGCCTGGTACGCGACGCCGACCGTCGCCTATGCGGTGGAGCTCGGCCACCAGGTGGCGCCGTTCGAGGCGTACGTCCGGCCCACGAGCGGCCGCTACCTGGACGCCTGGTACAACAGGCTCCGCGACGCCTACCTTGCGACGATGGCGGACCTCGGCGTCACCGCCGACCTTTCACCGCAGGAGTTCCTGGCGGCGATGGCCCGTCACAAACAGACCGACCCCGACATGGCGATCGTCCTCGCGGCCATCAAAGCGACCGTGAAGGGCGGCATCGGCAAGCTCCGCGAGCGGCCCCGCGGCGGCGGCTGGCGGCCCGGCCAGCCATGGCCCGCCCTCGCCCGCCCCACCTGGCGACCGGACATCCGCGCGGCCGTCATCTCCAAGGCGCGGACCAACATGCACCGCAAGATGCGCAAACTCGCACAGGCCGCGGACCTGTACCCGGTGGCCGTCCTGTCCGACTGCGCCGTGTACGTTTCCCACGGGCCCAGCCCACTGGACTTCCTGCCGTACCAGGACAACAAACCGGTGCCCGGCGGCTTCCGGCTCGGCGTCAGCCCGGGGATGGTCAAGCACGAGGGCGCCCAGACCATCCTGTGGGCCGAAGGCATCCGTGAAGAGCACGGCCAGGACCTCAACCTGGCCCGGTACATCAAGGACGGCAACGTCACCGCCACGGACAACGGGGAGTAG
- the tpg gene encoding telomere-protecting terminal protein Tpg, whose translation MGMLGDSLDKAVQGAFTRPVPKSAPARMRYLVKQLKGTRAVADLLGTTQRTVERYVKNEIKHPRRELAARLENEVTQRWQPQIRKTAKHKAATTDGIIVDTRARFGYTAAPGTTDDARLRHLTQALPPQYAARLFEAQEQGATEQQLRNIAAEGLQEIYFKDSGRRAAGLLVEFTDVDYIDFEL comes from the coding sequence ATGGGCATGCTCGGCGACAGCCTCGACAAAGCCGTGCAGGGCGCCTTCACCCGCCCCGTCCCGAAGTCCGCGCCTGCCCGGATGCGGTACCTGGTCAAGCAGCTGAAGGGCACCAGGGCGGTCGCCGACCTGCTCGGCACCACTCAGCGGACCGTCGAACGCTACGTCAAGAACGAGATCAAGCACCCTCGCAGGGAACTCGCCGCCCGCCTGGAGAACGAGGTCACGCAGCGATGGCAGCCGCAGATCCGCAAGACCGCCAAGCACAAGGCCGCCACCACCGACGGCATCATCGTCGACACGCGCGCGCGGTTCGGCTACACCGCCGCGCCGGGCACCACGGACGACGCCCGGCTGCGCCACCTCACCCAAGCTCTGCCCCCGCAGTACGCGGCCAGGCTCTTCGAAGCCCAGGAACAGGGCGCCACCGAACAGCAACTGCGCAACATCGCCGCCGAAGGCCTCCAGGAGATCTACTTCAAGGACAGCGGCCGCCGCGCTGCCGGGCTGCTGGTGGAGTTCACCGACGTCGACTACATCGACTTCGAACTCTGA
- a CDS encoding 2OG-Fe dioxygenase family protein: protein MPLTYDAGVEELCEILSKQSYAQEAGERVKHLLSLRNESALRDVDAFRDSWNGMPLDAYMADGGRYRRRRHATLSAPRAGRGYRVEAHQPHYQGLDYNNLNGGIARHYEPFEDRILHGETMNSLLILGCDVFGRLAPYSDWHIEAHQFRIEVNGEEVGRPTPEGVHRDGVTFVLMAMIGRSNAIGGESTVYNLDRQPLDKFTLCEPLDLALVNDERVFHGVSPIEQLDSSRPAERDVLVITYRHRP, encoded by the coding sequence ATGCCGTTGACATACGATGCCGGCGTCGAGGAACTCTGCGAAATTCTTTCGAAGCAGAGCTATGCACAGGAGGCCGGCGAAAGAGTCAAGCACCTGCTTTCCCTGCGGAATGAAAGCGCGTTACGTGATGTGGACGCCTTCCGCGACAGCTGGAACGGCATGCCGCTCGACGCCTACATGGCCGACGGCGGCCGCTACCGCAGGCGGCGCCACGCCACCCTCAGTGCCCCGCGTGCGGGCCGCGGATACCGCGTGGAGGCCCACCAGCCGCACTACCAGGGCCTGGACTACAACAATCTCAACGGCGGAATCGCCCGCCACTACGAGCCGTTCGAGGACCGCATCCTCCACGGCGAGACCATGAACAGCCTGCTCATCCTGGGCTGCGACGTCTTCGGACGTCTGGCGCCCTACTCGGACTGGCACATCGAGGCCCACCAGTTCCGCATCGAGGTCAACGGCGAGGAGGTCGGCCGGCCGACCCCGGAGGGCGTCCACCGTGACGGTGTCACCTTTGTGCTCATGGCGATGATCGGCCGTTCCAACGCGATCGGCGGCGAGAGCACCGTGTACAACCTCGACAGGCAGCCGCTGGACAAGTTCACGCTCTGCGAGCCCCTGGACCTGGCTCTCGTGAACGACGAGCGTGTCTTCCACGGCGTCAGCCCCATCGAGCAGCTGGACTCCTCCCGGCCCGCCGAGCGCGACGTCCTGGTGATCACCTACCGTCACCGGCCGTGA
- a CDS encoding zinc ribbon domain-containing protein, which produces MDPRNTSRTCPACGHVSGESRTTQAKFECTGCGHTANADQVGALNLAIRAGLVLPDVA; this is translated from the coding sequence GTGGACCCCCGCAACACCTCCCGCACCTGCCCCGCCTGCGGGCACGTGTCCGGCGAGAGCCGCACCACCCAAGCAAAGTTCGAGTGCACCGGCTGCGGCCACACCGCCAACGCCGACCAGGTCGGCGCACTCAACCTCGCCATCAGGGCCGGGCTGGTCCTTCCCGACGTGGCCTGA
- a CDS encoding LysE family translocator, which translates to MGQIIAVAVITVLAVISPGADFAMTVRNSYLYGRTAGLLSALGISLGVLVHVAYTMLGVGILVSRTPSLFTAMKLVGAVYLVYIGYKTFVTRTKDDIDLSSDDGMSKAGALRTGFLTNALNPKTMLFVVSTYTQVVSAGTPVVRQIGYGLFMSVAHLAWFCLAAVFFSNESLRIRLLRRQAVLNKVIGAVLVGLGMTLALTPAVQ; encoded by the coding sequence ATGGGCCAGATAATCGCCGTTGCCGTCATCACCGTTCTGGCAGTCATCAGCCCCGGCGCGGATTTTGCCATGACCGTGCGCAACAGCTATCTGTACGGGCGGACCGCCGGCCTGCTTTCCGCACTGGGAATTTCACTTGGCGTGCTGGTGCATGTTGCTTACACCATGCTGGGTGTCGGCATTCTGGTGAGCAGAACTCCGTCGCTTTTCACCGCGATGAAACTCGTCGGCGCCGTGTATCTGGTGTACATCGGCTACAAGACCTTTGTCACCCGCACCAAAGATGACATCGACCTTTCCTCCGATGACGGCATGTCCAAGGCGGGCGCACTGCGGACGGGCTTCCTCACCAATGCTCTGAACCCCAAGACGATGCTCTTCGTCGTCAGCACCTACACCCAGGTCGTCAGTGCCGGCACCCCCGTCGTCCGGCAGATCGGCTACGGCCTGTTCATGTCGGTCGCTCATCTGGCGTGGTTCTGCCTGGCCGCGGTGTTCTTCTCCAACGAGAGCCTGCGCATCCGCCTGCTGCGTCGGCAGGCGGTCCTCAACAAGGTGATCGGCGCGGTGCTGGTCGGGCTGGGCATGACGCTGGCCCTCACCCCGGCCGTGCAGTGA